Proteins encoded by one window of Engraulis encrasicolus isolate BLACKSEA-1 chromosome 23, IST_EnEncr_1.0, whole genome shotgun sequence:
- the LOC134440020 gene encoding basic-leucine zipper transcription factor A-like has protein sequence MCCQDLRPFAIVEGHRFKAQEHLRIGAAYGSSEAEDLLPSARTVSRHIEGEYDRVKAIVLEELQQCKQYQNKRHNNRQDLQENIQPEPPKPDPPPRIVQFRAQILALMETLMVKTTSEIVSIFDHIYMDTESELMTTRRQVETLTQRLEERDRLLGRLYAENAHQRYPSDQVEGQQELLDNALFHGQPAQQKTEAVELSLDWSMVKVENQINIEPAEQPHEYQMMLSSSVTEEQQQEQQEQPTTGDQKPHQMHLRARRASTTHRAAEQHHSEDEEEEDDDEEDEEEEEEDSIEQDPDFSPPSPVSDQATPPPPQQRGRPPGHGWPSGRETFIPFSPPQHITSSAQVLQTQDGPRAKCRKIRVHLRDFPTWQMFKMQCLESSGAGNTNPSGARPSIRFDDLLNSTNEELLLRYHTAAAAAGEQPSLQPPQMNLQTAASACPAELTSRVSDSSEPPAIAVQEEAGASATVPEPPHQAASPVVARRRRGRPAGCKSSSSRRSLPLRSCAATSSSTKSSRPQDTSENSRAQYTSELDTSLSIVDTNAQDTSEELDTSFSIVDTRSLQRKQDASQELDNSVSIVDARSLQRKQDASVAEEEAPIDLLSSEGGIIESGSSDMKSKADERTDDWGEDEISTRSSELTSEVIPRKRRRVMEPECNHDVNGALHAVEQILKKRTVEDGQEEVRVKWLPCSSCGAKWKNSWEPA, from the exons ATGTGTTGTCAGGACCTGCGCCCTTTTGCTATTGTTGAGGGTCATAGGTTTAAGGCACAAGAGCATCTCAGAATTGGAGCGGCATATGGCTCTTCAGAAGCCGAGGACCTTCTGCCCTCGGCGAGAACAGTTTCGAGACACATTGAGGGGGAATATGACCGCGTGAAGGCTATAGTTCTAGAGGAGCTACAACAG TGCaaacaatatcaaaacaagcgTCACAACAACCGGCAAGACCTGCAAGAAAACATTCAACCAGAACCACCAAAACCTGACCCACCGCCGCGGATCGTCCAATTTAGGGCCCAGATACTGGCCCTGATGGAGACCCTGATGGTGAAAACAACCTCGGAAATTGTTTCCATATTCGACCACATCTACATGGACACGGAGAGTGAGTTGATGACTACAAGGAGACAAGTGGAAACCCTCACACAGAGACTGGAGGAGCGCGATCGGctgttaggg CGACTTTATGCTGAAAATGCACATCAGCGTTATCCCAGTGACCAAGTGGAGGGACAACAGGAGCTGTTGGATAACGCACTGTTCCACGGGCAACCTGCTCAACAGAAAACAGAG GCCGTGGAGCTATCCCTGGATTGGTCGATGGTGAAAGTAGAGAACCAAATAAATATCGAACCTGCAGAGCAGCCACATG AGTACCAGATGATGTTGAGCAGCAGTGTGACGGAGGAGCAGcaacaggagcagcaggagca gcctactACTGGGGACCAGAAGCCCCACCAGATGCACCTGCGGGCAAGAAGAGCCTCCACTACCCATAGAG CAGCAGAACAGCACCAtagtgaggatgaggaggaggaagatgatgatgaagaagacgaagaggaggaggaggaggacagcataGAGCAGGATCCAGatttctcccctccttctccggTGTCCGACCAGGCTACCCCGCCCCCGCCTCAGCAGCGTGGCAGACCTCCTG GTCACGGCTGGCCCTCCGGTAGGGAGACCTTCATCCCCTTTTCACCCCCACAACACATCACAAGTTCGGCTCAGGTCCTCCAAACACAAGATGGACCACGTGCAAAATGTAGAAAAATAAGGGTGCATCTTAGAGACTTTCCTACTTGGCAAATGTTTAAAATGC AATGCCTGGAGTCCTCCGGTGCCGGTAACACCAACCCGTCAGGCGCCCGGCCCTCTATTCGGTTTGACGACCTCCTCAACAGCACCAACGAAGAACTCCTCCTCCGCTACCACACGGCGGCTGCAGCGGCAGGAGAGCAACCGTCCctg CAGCCTCCGCAGATGAACCTCCAGACAGCGGCCTCCGCATGCCCTGCAGAGCTGACCTCCAGGGTGTCCGACTCCTCTGAGCCACCAGCCATCGCCGTGCAGGAGGAGGCAGGAGCCAGTGCCACTGTTCCGGAACCTCCCCACCAGGCAGCAtctcctgttgttgctaggcggCGCCGTGGTCGCCCGGCAGGATGCAAATCGTCGTCGTCAAGGAGAAGTCTTCCGCTCAGGAGCTGCGCAGCCACATCGAGCAGCACCAAGAGCAGCAGACCTCAGGACACTTCTGAGAACAGCAGAGCTCAGTACACTTCTGAACTGGATACTAGTCTCTCAATTGTGGACACAAACGCTCAGGACACCTCTGAGGAACTGGATACGAGTTTTTCAATTGTGGACACGAGATCCTTACAGCGCAAACAAGACGCCTCTCAGGAACTGGATAATAGCGTCTCAATTGTGGACGCGAGATCCTTACAGCGCAAACAAGACGCCTctgtggcagaggaggaggctcCAATTGATTTGCTGTCGTCTGAAGGTGGGATTATTGAAAGCGGCTCGTCTGACATGAAATCCAAAGCCGATGAAAGGACAGATGACTGGGGCGAGGATGAGATATCGACAAGAAGTTCTGAACTGACGAGTGAGGTGATTCCCAGGAAAAGGCGAAGAGTGATGGAACCAG AGTGCAACCATGATGTAAACGGTGCCCTACATGCAGTTGAACAAATTCTCAAGAAAAGAACTGTTGAAGAT GGTCAGGAGGAGGTGAGGGTGAAATGGCTGCCCTGTTCTTCATG TGGTGCGAAATGGAAGAACTCCTGGGAGCCTGCATAG